A single region of the candidate division KSB1 bacterium genome encodes:
- a CDS encoding tail fiber protein yields MGTFESTANVVAQGSDPGSLGGGALWSNTTTETLFRRNDANTAWIGQSEIGMIAMFSGLVAAIPTGWLRCDGAAIS; encoded by the coding sequence ATGGGAACTTTCGAATCAACGGCTAACGTAGTAGCTCAAGGCTCTGACCCTGGCAGTTTAGGCGGGGGGGCTTTATGGTCTAACACAACCACAGAGACATTATTTAGAAGAAATGATGCAAACACGGCTTGGATAGGTCAATCTGAAATTGGCATGATTGCCATGTTTAGCGGGCTTGTTGCTGCAATTCCCACGGGATGGCTTAGATGTGACGGGGCAGCAATTTCA